In Diadema setosum chromosome 19, eeDiaSeto1, whole genome shotgun sequence, a genomic segment contains:
- the LOC140242740 gene encoding glutathione S-transferase alpha-4-like: MADNKPKLTYFAVRSLAEVIRLALSAAKVEYDEVYLRSREQFVQLITDGKLMFKQVPLLEIDGKTLIGSDCTLRYVCRTRGLMGKNSDDQTLIDMLSSGARDMFKLGIFNYKFKPTEEARAEFLEKATKECRERYLPVFERILTGSKSGFLVGDTMTMADIIFFDAVSYLQEAPNLKHTLAEFPGCQAFIAHFSQQPGIKEYLASPRRLPHMDDDMVAEVKQVVNIGKR; this comes from the exons ATGGCGGACAACAAGCCGAAACTGACGTATTTCGCTGTGCGGAGTCTCGCCGAGGTTATTCGCCTCGCTCTGAGTGCAGCGAAAGTAGAG TACGATGAGGTCTATTTGAGGTCCAGGGAGCAATTTGTTCAGTTGATAACAG ATGGGAAGCTGATGTTCAAACAGGTTCCCCTCCTGGAGATCGATGGGAAAACTCTGATTGGCAGTGATTGCACCCTCAGATACGTGTGTCGCACACGGGGACTGATGGGGAAGAACAGTGACGATCAGACCCT CATCGACATGTTGAGCTCGGGGGCGAGAGATATGTTCAAGCTGGGGATCTTCAATTACAAATTTAAACCAACGGAAGAGGCACGGGCGGAGTTCCTGGAGAAAGCAACCAAAGAATGCCGAGAACGTTACCTACCAGTGTTTGAGAGG ATCCTTACCGGTAGCAAGTCCGGCTTCCTCGTTGGAGATACGATGACAATGGCAGACATCATCTTCTTTGACGCCGTCAGCTACTTACAAGAAGCCCCGAACCTCAAGCACACGTTGGCAGAGTTCCCAGGCTGTCAG GCTTTCATCGCACACTTTTCTCAGCAGCCGGGAATCAAGGAGTACCTCGCCAGCCCAAGGCGGTTGCCCCACATGGACGACGACATGGTGGCAGAAGTGAAACAAGTAGTCAACATTGGAAAAcgttga